One Megalops cyprinoides isolate fMegCyp1 chromosome 17, fMegCyp1.pri, whole genome shotgun sequence DNA window includes the following coding sequences:
- the allc gene encoding allantoicase, with product MATRPAEKPATSQPVFLQFNNLACEVVGGKVIFATDEWFAPAQNLLKREPPVFIAAAFTEFGKWMDGWETRRKRIPGHDWCIIQLGIPGVVHGFDVDTSFFTGNYTPSVSIQGACLRPDEIPALAPEGDRAGLAASEQEFQAAAQLHSESWEELVPVTELKPGYSDSCHNYFPVTPPRKVTHLRLNMYPDGGIARLRVYGIGQKERAAGSGSDQVDLVALANGGVCLGYSNAHFGHPRNMIGSGRAVNMADGWETARRLDRPKVLEVDEKGILQVPGSEWAVFRLGHPGVISSIEIDTNHFKGNFPDSCKIEGCALNPEEEEQHLSRRWADAEGSKWRNLLPPQKLRPHHRHLFSGEVLELAEAVTHVRLVIAPDGGISRLRLWGHPKAPPSSDAGKLASKL from the exons AGCCAGCCTGTCTTCCTGCAGTTCAATAACCTGGCCTGCGAGGTGGTTGGGGGAAAG GTGATTTTTGCCACAGACGAATGGTTTGCTCCAGCACAGAACCTCTTAAAG AGGGAGCCCCCGGTGTTCATCGCTGCAGCCTTCACCGAGTTCGGGAAGTGGATGGACGGCTGGGAgaccaggaggaagaggatCCCAG GCCATGACTGGTGCATCATTCAGCTGGGCATTCCTGGGGTTGTGCACGGGTTCGATGTGGACACGTCTTTCTTCACCGGGAACTACACTCCCTCCGTCTCCATTCAGGGAGCCTGTCTCAGGCCAG ATGAGATCCCTGCTTTAGCTCCTGAGGGGGACCGTGCAGGCCTGGCAGCTTCAGAGCAGGAGTTTCAAGCTGCTGCCCAG CTGCATTCAGAGAGCTGGGAGGAGTTGGTGCCGGTGACGGAGCTGAAGCCAGGCTACTCTGACTCCTGCCACAACTACTTCCCTGTAACCCCCCCACGCAAGGTCACTCACCTGCGGCTCAACATGTACCCAG ATGGAGGTATTGCTCGCCTGCGTGTCTATGGCATAGGTCAGAAGGAGCGGGCTGCTGGGTCCGGCTCAGACCAGGTGGACCTGGTGGCACTGGCCAATGGTGGGGTGTGTCTGGGATACAGCAACGCCCACTTTGGTCACCCACGCAACATGATAG GTTCAGGAAGGGCAGTCAACATGGCGGACGGATGGGAGACAGCCAGGCGGCTGGACAGGCCGAAGGTCCTGGAG GTGGATGAGAAGGGCATTCTGCAGGTTCCAGGCAGCGAGTGGGCGGTGTTCAGGCTGGGTCACCCTGGGGTCATCAGCAGTATTGAGATAGACACCAACCACTTCAAAG GGAATTTTCCGGATTCCTGTAAAATTGAGGGGTGTGCTCTGAatcctgaggaagaggagcagcacCTGAGCCGAAGGTGGGCCGACGCTGAGGGAAGCAAGTGGCGGAATCTGCTGCCTCCCCAGAAG CTCAGACCCCACCACAGGCACCTGTTCTCCGGGGAGGTGTTGGAGCTGGCTGAAGCTGTCACTCACGTCCGCCTGGTCATCGCCCCAGACGGGGGTATCAGCAGGCTGCGTCTGTGGGGTCACCCCAAAGCGCCCCCCTCTTCAGACGCTGGGAAGCTAGCCTCCAAGCTGTGA